The Cryptococcus deuterogattii R265 chromosome 4, complete sequence genome segment CTATGATACATAAGCTGACTTGTTTTTTGGTGGTAGACTGGTGTACAGAGTACAGTCGTACTTGCCTCTTCAGTACCCTGGGACTATGTGCGACCTCCTCGAGCTGATGCTCCAGAGCCTCTGCATGtttatcttccttctccttcccgcCATGGTACGATTTTGATCCACATAAGACGAATTGCCATTACTGATTTTTGATAGAGATCAAAATGGCGCTCCTACCAGcctcctctcatcctctctatCCTCGgttccttgatcttctcctgtcAACAATTTTGCCCCTTGTAACTCCTCCCATTGAAGAACTCCATTACCTGTCTCAGTCCCTCTGGCCACTCTACACATCTGCTCTCCACCCTCATCATGAAATGACCCATCTGGGTCTTCCGTATCCCGATCCCGTCAAACCTCCCCCAAAACTGGTAATTGATGTCAAACTGTTCACTACCCTTCAACATCACATCGCCCTTCCTTTAGCTTCAGCTGTAGAGTCACTTCTGCCAAGGCAAATTGGCCACCTGGAATTTAAATCTGCacttcgtcctcatcctgGTAAAGAGAGGGCATTACCTAGGCTACCTGAACGGCCTCTACCCCTTGCTGCGAGAATTTTACTCATCGCAGCGTACTGTGCTAGTTATAATCCGTCCAAAACAGACTCGAGGCTCTTTGGGAGAGCAAATTTGGCaggtgggaagaggaaaaaaggtgGTGGAACGAGACGAGCGGGATACGGTAAAGTCCGAATGGGCAAAGTAATCAGCTTCCATCAAGAAGATAGACAAGTGCTAATGGCTCTCAGGTTCCGCAAAGACTCCTTGGTCCTAAACCTTTTCCTATTGATCGcctcctttctcttttctttgcgATTTACGCAGAACACGCGCCTCGCCCTGCTGAACTTGAGTACATCGAGGGGTCTTCCGATGACGACGAACCGGTACCCCTAACTTGGCCGCCAACGATAGCTACAGATAACGGAAAAAGAGATCGAAAacgaaaaagagaaagggaacaAGAACAGGCctgggatgatgaagtggaaggcTTGATGGGTAGCACAAAGTTTTGGGGAATGGTGAGTATGCTCTGATACTTTTTGGAGTCTTGCTGATCAGCCTTAGTTACCTGAGCTAGAAGCTCAAGGTTTGTTGAAAAGAGTGTCTCCGCCTGATAGGCTTGACAATATCATGCTCCGTTGTGAAATCGATTATGAGACGGCCAAAAATTTAGCGAAAGACTCCAAGCTGGGCTTCACCCTCGATGACTATCTCTACGAAACGATCATGTAATTGATTTGATTTCATTATGCATTTCCACTTTTTGCCTCTGTGTTGATAACACACTAGAAAAAGATAGATTAGGCAATCCATTCGAGGtatccatcctttcccttcttgcAGCAAGTGTTCACAACGTCTTTGACTCGCTTTACAACCTCATCCCTCCTAGTCCCTTGTACATCACCCTGGGCGTCTATAAATTGCTCGatcaactcttcctctagAAGCGCAAACGCGCCGGAGCCAGGGGCATACCCATCAACTGCAGCCCGTACAACCTCTTCAGATGGCAGACCATACTTTCGGAACTGGCCCCAGGTAGAGTCCCTACCAGAGTCGAGCTTGCTCGCAGAAGAGGGGATAAACTCAATCTCGGGTTTATCTGCGACATGAGGTGATGATGCAGAAAAGAATCTTGAGTTAATATTTTGCGGGGACAAAGACTCTTCGTTGATGTCCTTAGGTGCCCACGCAACTGGACCTTTGGAGCGATCAATAAGCACCGCCGAAACACCAGTGATGAAATCATCTGTCGCACGATTGGTTCCGGTGTAAGCAGTGGCCATTGATATGTCGTTCAACAATGTTCGGTCAAGTCGACGGGTCTCACGAGCCTTACGATAGTTTTGAAGGGCAACAGCCATACCAGTCGGCGAGCGAGCTTCCATTTGAAGCTTTTGTTGGACAGCCCACTCCTTGACCTCAGAGGAGAGTTTGTCGTCGGACTGTGACTTGTCTAGAGCCGCATAAATTTCTTGAatactcttcttgttgaAAGTCTTGTCAAGGAATTTGCGAATCTCACCCTTGATGGGAGTGGGTCCGTCAGGGGAGTATTTCGATGAGACAGCGCTGGCAGTAGAAGCGGGCGCTGTATAGGAGGAAATCAAGGAGGAAATGTTCGCAGGAGTGGGGGAAGGGTGCTGAGTGATCTGATAGATGATATCCGAGATGTTGTTTTCGGTCACATAGTGTGTCGCAATACCAAGTTCACTGAAATGCATTAGTGTGTTGATCAACGTTCGAATACTAGTATGACGTACTAGGCTGCACGACCGTACACTTCCTGACCGGTCACCGCGAGCCAAGCGCCGATGAACCCATCGAGTTGAGCGAAGTAGTAGTTAGAACCGACGTCAGGGGAGTAGCCAATCTTGGTTTCAGGCATGGCGAAGATGGTGCGTGGAGTGGCTATTCTGATGTGCGCAGGAAGAGAaataccaccaccaccacccactACATATTGATCAGTAAATAAGCCGAGTTTGTGATCATAACGCACTGGTAACACCATCAATGACAGCGACGTAAGGCTTTCCTAGTCTTGCGAGCAACCAGTTGAGCTGAAATTCACttttgaagaatggaaCCGCAGTTTGCTTGCCCTCTTTAAGGTCGAGGACGAGTTCTAATGATGAAAAGCAGGTCAGATTTTGACTGAACACTGAAAGTCAGCTTCTTACGCTTTACGTCCCCACCGGCGCAAAAAGCCCGACTATCGCCTGTTCCGATGATGACTTTGCAAGAATCAAGTTCTCGCCAAGCCTAATTTTGATGAAAATGCGTTGAAAATACAGTTATGAATCTCAGCTATGCGGattgaagaaaagatgtaCCTTGATTTTATTTGATAGAGAATCGATCATCTCATGATTGAGGGAATTCAGCTTGGCAGATCGATTGAGCTTGTATATCCTGGTGTTTTGCTGAGACTCGAAAAGCACGAGTTCCTGCAAATGTTCAAGTCAGTGCTCTGCAGGATTGGCGCAACATAGTGCACTGTCACTCAGCtgtatatgtatatacGTACCTCGCGAGGGGCGGCCATTtgcgaagatgaggagagatgTCTGTTGAGTACTGCGAGCCTAGAGGTAGCTACCGGGCGAGACATACGCGGTAGGAGTTGTATACGGGCTAAGGAAGACATCGGGGGCGGAAAAAGGAGATATAAGAATTAATATTGCGTTCTACGGCTATAATTGAGCGATGGGTATCCAGCTCGCTATTTTGGATGCCGAAAGAATAACTCGACGGCCGCCCGCTAATCTCCGCTCAGTTGGGCTCTTACGTAACACTGGACGTTATTTTGAGGCTAATTGGGTCATTAATTCATATTTGGACCGCTCTAATTAATGTTTATTATTAAAAACATAAAAAGGGAGGCAGATGCAGTAATGCATCGTTTCCTGCTGGCCAGTcgacaaagaaaaaggacagACAGAGAAGCAAAAAGTTGGTGTCCTCCCGGCTCTCTCTGCGCTGCTACGACTGTCCAATCCCCTTGAAGCATGTATGCCAAACCAGCCAGAATGATCCGTTACCGGCCTATCTGTCATTTACGAGAAATGAGAACTGGCTTGATTACCGAGTAAACCCAAAGACAAAATCATGAGATCTTGGTGGGACTCGAACACACGGGCTAGAGGAGACGCGGCCGCAATGTGGCAGCGCTGAAGAGAGGAACTCCGTGAAAATAAAAGGGCACCTTCCCCTAAGCCATTACAGCATAAGAACCTGGAGTCATGCTGACTTCTTATATTTTGAAGTTGAATAAAAGAAGGCACGGTAATAATAACAAAGATCGTGTTTAAGACGCATATGGTGAGGAAGTCCAAGCTCCGATGCTTTCTTTGTTTATCGTCCTTTGTGACTACAACCTATTCATCTTACACCCTATCTAATCTCTCATTTGGCCTGAGGCAATAAGGTGCAAATCTTCATCAGTGCCATAACATCTCTCAAGAGCATCGCACCGACGCGTTACCTATCCGTCACTTCTAAGTGACACGTTTCGCCTTGGATTTATCAGTGCTACGGGTATCTTCAGCACGGTCAGACATGCAGTCTTTAAATGCCTTGGGGAATAGACAAATAGCGAGTCTGAACGCAGACTTGTCTAGAATGGAGAGCGGTGAAGGAGGGCCGGCAATTCAAGGTGAGTTGCACGCCAGTTCAACCATAATCGAGAACAAATACAGACATGGTTCCTGTCACCTTTTTGGAACATGAATCGGATGCTTATCTATCTCTTTATAGGTCAAATTACAACCACTCTCAGTGCTCTATCGCGACTGATAGACGATTATGACTCTAtggcgaggaaggagatggttACTGTTGCCCGGGAGAAGGCCAACACGTAGGCTCAACCTCATTCTAGTCTAATCTGGCCGAGAAAGCGAACCGTTAGACTGACTAAGCCAACAGTCGAGTAGCACGGTTAAAAAATGAACATAAGGAA includes the following:
- a CDS encoding origin recognition complex subunit 5, encoding MVECLKALLSVPSAPSFIYLHHPHHSSLSLPLPFSQKRLIKLDTIEHHTARLLFNGILNRLIGEYEDVGEAKTWDEFSLRLRKWWSDKVYLAEEKSKGKQTEICAEDKAKERSLVLVITHAERLKTVMGVNWPAIVRLAELTGVQSTVVLASSVPWDYVRPPRADAPEPLHVYLPSPSRHEIKMALLPASSHPLYPRFLDLLLSTILPLVTPPIEELHYLSQSLWPLYTSALHPHHEMTHLGLPYPDPVKPPPKLVIDVKLFTTLQHHIALPLASAVESLLPRQIGHLEFKSALRPHPGKERALPRLPERPLPLAARILLIAAYCASYNPSKTDSRLFGRANLAGGKRKKGGGTRRAGYGKVRMGKVPQRLLGPKPFPIDRLLSLFFAIYAEHAPRPAELEYIEGSSDDDEPVPLTWPPTIATDNGKRDRKRKREREQEQAWDDEVEGLMGSTKFWGMLPELEAQGLLKRVSPPDRLDNIMLRCEIDYETAKNLAKDSKLGFTLDDYLYETIM
- a CDS encoding 3-hydroxyisobutyryl-CoA hydrolase, which produces MSSLARIQLLPRMSRPVATSRLAVLNRHLSSSSQMAAPREELVLFESQQNTRIYKLNRSAKLNSLNHEMIDSLSNKIKAWRELDSCKVIIGTGDSRAFCAGGDVKQLVLDLKEGKQTAVPFFKSEFQLNWLLARLGKPYVAVIDGVTMGGGGGISLPAHIRIATPRTIFAMPETKIGYSPDVGSNYYFAQLDGFIGAWLAVTGQEVYGRAAYELGIATHYVTENNISDIIYQITQHPSPTPANISSLISSYTAPASTASAVSSKYSPDGPTPIKGEIRKFLDKTFNKKSIQEIYAALDKSQSDDKLSSEVKEWAVQQKLQMEARSPTGMAVALQNYRKARETRRLDRTLLNDISMATAYTGTNRATDDFITGVSAVLIDRSKGPVAWAPKDINEESLSPQNINSRFFSASSPHVADKPEIEFIPSSASKLDSGRDSTWGQFRKYGLPSEEVVRAAVDGYAPGSGAFALLEEELIEQFIDAQGDVQGTRRDEVVKRVKDVVNTCCKKGKDGYLEWIA